In the genome of Streptomyces collinus, one region contains:
- the sucD gene encoding succinate--CoA ligase subunit alpha — protein sequence MAIYLTKESKVLVQGMTGGEGMKHTRRMLAAGTNVVGGVNPRKAGRTVDFDVPQCLKGLGGAPRAVPVFGSVADGMRATGADVTVVFVPPAFAKAAVVEAADAGIGLAVVITEGIPVHDSVAFTAYAEGKGTRIVGPNCPGLITPGQSNAGIIPSDITKPGRVGLVSKSGTLTYQLMYELRDIGFSTCVGIGGDPVVGTTHIDCLAAFQDDPDTELIVLIGEIGGDAEERAAAYIREHVTKPVVGYIAGFTAPEGKTMGHAGAIVSGSSGTAAAKKEALEAVGVSVGSTPTETAKLVLARLEGR from the coding sequence ATGGCCATCTACCTCACCAAGGAGAGCAAGGTCCTCGTCCAGGGCATGACCGGCGGCGAGGGCATGAAGCACACGCGGCGGATGCTCGCCGCCGGCACGAACGTCGTCGGCGGGGTGAACCCGCGCAAGGCGGGCCGCACCGTCGACTTCGACGTCCCCCAGTGCCTAAAGGGCCTGGGAGGTGCCCCCAGGGCCGTGCCCGTCTTCGGCTCGGTCGCCGACGGCATGCGTGCGACGGGAGCGGACGTCACCGTGGTCTTCGTGCCGCCCGCCTTCGCCAAGGCAGCCGTCGTCGAGGCCGCCGACGCCGGCATCGGCCTCGCCGTCGTCATCACCGAGGGCATCCCCGTCCACGACTCCGTCGCCTTCACCGCCTACGCCGAGGGCAAGGGCACCCGCATCGTCGGCCCCAACTGCCCGGGCCTCATCACACCCGGCCAGTCCAACGCGGGCATCATCCCGTCCGACATCACCAAGCCGGGCCGTGTCGGACTGGTCTCCAAGTCGGGCACGCTGACGTACCAGCTCATGTACGAGCTCCGCGACATCGGCTTCTCCACCTGCGTCGGCATCGGCGGCGACCCCGTCGTCGGCACCACCCACATCGACTGCCTCGCCGCCTTCCAGGACGACCCCGACACCGAACTGATCGTCCTCATCGGGGAGATCGGCGGCGACGCGGAGGAACGGGCGGCGGCCTACATCCGCGAGCACGTCACCAAGCCGGTCGTCGGCTACATCGCCGGTTTCACCGCACCCGAGGGCAAGACCATGGGGCACGCGGGCGCGATCGTGTCCGGCTCCTCCGGCACGGCCGCCGCGAAGAAGGAGGCCCTGGAGGCGGTCGGGGTGAGCGTCGGCAGCACACCGACCGAGACGGCGAAGCTGGTGCTCGCGCGGCTCGAAGGCCGCTAG
- a CDS encoding sigma-54-dependent Fis family transcriptional regulator produces the protein MTTTDPAPAATARPSLSAARERFLSGRPLPPGVPEEVLAAWRRARFFGVPHDLTEPVAGPPLPGESVLLGAARPVLDRVAPALGVDGSLLVLTDERLRVLWTAGSVPGLGGWAALSEQEVGNNSAALALRVRSRAEVHGPEHFLDRWQDVSAVSVPVLGPEGGQVLGTLTVASPLSAAGRPHPQGALAEATVAAVETELRARAGRGERVLLDAYVRAARGQNRAVAALDGRNRLVSDAAQRLLTPEVLAVLERTAADARDTDVTGFAELPEGAGCTAHVTPVRLDGRTIGIVAALDPLDDPAPQAPASSPPVALTGSSVSWRHAVGRAVELARSQEPLLLTGERGTGKSALARELFGPDPVQAADAARDPGLGQALPAWQPGRPLLLRHAERLAQPGVAALNSLLDQHPDTRLVVTCTPGAPVGPCLERLLDKMSARSVTLPPLRERTEDIRELLSALAPRTTPGQPPLTWTLDALRALQLYPWPGNVTELAHVVRALAERRRATGPVRRAELPDAVREGPAARPLSPMEHAERAAILEALRRHGGNKARAAAALGIGRATLYRKLREYRR, from the coding sequence GTGACCACCACAGACCCTGCCCCCGCAGCCACCGCCCGGCCCTCTCTGAGCGCCGCCCGCGAGCGGTTCCTGTCGGGACGCCCGCTGCCCCCGGGCGTGCCGGAGGAGGTCCTCGCGGCGTGGCGGCGGGCGCGGTTCTTCGGTGTGCCGCACGACTTGACGGAGCCGGTGGCGGGTCCGCCGCTCCCCGGGGAGTCGGTACTGCTCGGCGCCGCCCGGCCGGTGCTCGACCGGGTCGCCCCCGCGCTGGGCGTGGACGGGTCGCTGCTCGTCCTGACCGACGAACGACTGCGCGTGCTGTGGACGGCGGGGAGCGTGCCCGGGTTGGGCGGGTGGGCCGCGCTGTCGGAGCAGGAGGTCGGCAACAACAGCGCGGCCCTCGCCCTGCGTGTCCGGAGCCGGGCCGAGGTGCACGGGCCCGAGCACTTCCTCGACCGGTGGCAGGACGTGTCCGCGGTCAGCGTCCCGGTGCTCGGCCCGGAGGGCGGGCAGGTGCTGGGCACACTGACGGTCGCGTCTCCGCTGTCCGCCGCGGGCCGGCCGCATCCGCAAGGGGCGCTCGCCGAGGCGACCGTCGCCGCGGTCGAGACCGAGCTGCGGGCGCGGGCCGGGCGGGGCGAGCGGGTGCTGCTGGACGCCTACGTGCGGGCGGCACGGGGACAGAACCGGGCCGTGGCAGCCCTCGACGGCCGCAACCGGCTGGTCAGCGACGCGGCCCAGCGTCTGCTGACGCCCGAGGTGCTCGCGGTGCTGGAACGTACGGCGGCCGACGCCCGGGACACGGACGTCACGGGCTTCGCGGAGCTGCCGGAGGGAGCCGGGTGCACCGCACATGTCACCCCGGTCCGCCTGGACGGCAGGACCATCGGGATCGTGGCCGCCCTGGACCCGCTCGACGATCCGGCGCCCCAGGCCCCGGCCTCCTCCCCGCCGGTCGCACTGACCGGCTCCTCGGTCTCCTGGCGGCACGCCGTCGGCCGTGCCGTCGAACTGGCCCGCTCCCAGGAGCCCCTGCTGCTCACCGGTGAGCGCGGCACGGGCAAGTCCGCGCTGGCGCGGGAGCTGTTCGGCCCGGACCCCGTCCAGGCCGCCGACGCGGCGCGGGACCCCGGCCTCGGCCAGGCTCTGCCCGCGTGGCAGCCCGGCCGCCCGCTCCTGCTCCGTCACGCCGAGCGCCTGGCACAGCCCGGCGTGGCGGCGCTCAACTCCCTGCTCGACCAGCACCCGGACACCCGGCTGGTGGTCACCTGCACACCCGGCGCACCGGTCGGCCCCTGCCTCGAGCGCCTGCTGGACAAAATGTCCGCCCGCTCGGTCACTCTGCCGCCCCTCCGCGAACGCACCGAGGACATACGGGAACTCCTGTCGGCCCTCGCACCCCGCACGACGCCCGGGCAGCCGCCGCTGACCTGGACCCTGGACGCCCTGCGTGCGCTCCAGCTGTACCCCTGGCCCGGGAACGTCACCGAGCTGGCCCACGTCGTACGGGCCCTGGCGGAGCGGCGGCGGGCGACCGGGCCGGTGCGCCGGGCGGAGCTGCCGGACGCCGTCCGCGAAGGGCCGGCCGCGCGCCCGCTCAGCCCGATGGAGCACGCCGAGCGCGCCGCGATCCTGGAGGCGCTGCGCCGCCACGGCGGCAACAAGGCACGCGCGGCCGCCGCGCTGGGGATCGGCCGGGCGACGCTGTACCGCAAGCTGCGGGAGTACCGGCGCTGA
- a CDS encoding DUF2254 domain-containing protein — protein MSDWMVTQSSSVGRRPRALSPLREHLRDTFWFAPTAAMVCVFVVWVGAEALDTAIVDALQEDRDYETLDELLRFAEDARAVVSAVGSAMMTFIGVVFSISLVAVQMASGQFTPRVVRLFVRSRITKATFAVFLATFVLTLLVMTSFDSVEDPRAVTSVPLVQAVLTLCMVGLSLLLFVLYVNSTLRLMRISHVIARIASESFRVTASMPVPAVGQEAPGLGAVTVWVPHEGQAGVLRDVHVARLVRAARKHGVVLRLIPRIGDFVVPGMPVLAVHGGPVPPRRVLRYAISVGVERTYHQDLGFGLRQLSDIALRALSPAINDPTTAVQALDRVVQFLAALSRRPLDAALHRDRAGAVRLVQPVPDWTELVDLGFAEVRGCAVGSPQISRRMLAGLDDLLLLAPPERREPLLRHRALLRQAVGKAAPTASDRDFALRPDRQGIG, from the coding sequence ATGAGTGACTGGATGGTTACGCAGAGCTCCTCGGTGGGACGTCGGCCCCGTGCGCTGTCACCGCTCAGGGAGCATCTGCGGGACACCTTCTGGTTCGCCCCGACCGCGGCGATGGTGTGCGTGTTCGTGGTCTGGGTGGGGGCGGAGGCGCTCGACACGGCGATCGTCGACGCGCTCCAGGAGGACCGGGACTACGAGACGCTCGACGAGCTGCTGCGGTTCGCGGAGGACGCGAGGGCCGTGGTGAGTGCGGTCGGCTCGGCGATGATGACCTTCATCGGTGTGGTCTTCAGCATCTCGCTGGTGGCCGTGCAGATGGCCAGCGGGCAGTTCACCCCGCGCGTGGTGCGGCTGTTCGTCCGGAGCCGGATCACCAAGGCGACCTTCGCGGTGTTCCTGGCGACCTTCGTGCTGACCCTGCTGGTCATGACGAGCTTCGACAGTGTCGAGGACCCCCGGGCCGTCACGTCGGTGCCTTTGGTGCAGGCGGTGCTCACCCTCTGCATGGTCGGGCTGAGCCTGCTGCTCTTCGTGCTGTACGTGAACTCCACGCTGAGGCTGATGCGGATCAGCCATGTGATCGCGCGAATCGCCTCGGAGTCGTTCCGGGTGACCGCCTCGATGCCCGTCCCGGCGGTCGGGCAGGAGGCACCCGGCCTGGGCGCTGTCACCGTGTGGGTACCGCACGAGGGCCAGGCGGGGGTGCTGCGGGACGTGCACGTCGCGCGGCTGGTGCGGGCGGCGCGCAAGCACGGGGTCGTGCTGCGGCTGATCCCGCGGATCGGGGACTTCGTGGTGCCGGGCATGCCCGTGCTGGCGGTGCACGGCGGGCCGGTCCCGCCGCGCCGGGTGCTGCGGTACGCGATCTCGGTGGGGGTGGAGCGGACCTACCACCAGGATCTCGGTTTCGGGCTGCGGCAGTTGTCCGACATCGCGTTGCGCGCCCTGTCGCCCGCGATCAACGATCCGACGACCGCCGTGCAGGCGCTGGACCGTGTCGTCCAGTTCCTGGCAGCACTGAGCCGACGGCCGCTGGACGCCGCCCTGCACCGGGACCGGGCCGGTGCGGTACGGCTGGTGCAGCCGGTGCCGGACTGGACCGAGCTGGTGGATCTCGGGTTCGCCGAGGTACGGGGATGCGCCGTCGGCAGCCCGCAGATCTCCCGGCGCATGCTGGCCGGTCTTGACGACCTGCTCCTGCTCGCGCCACCGGAACGGCGCGAGCCGCTGCTGCGGCATCGCGCACTGCTCCGTCAGGCCGTCGGCAAGGCGGCTCCGACCGCGTCGGACCGGGACTTCGCCCTGCGCCCGGACCGGCAGGGCATCGGCTGA
- a CDS encoding intradiol ring-cleavage dioxygenase produces the protein MTTDATGAGITGQVLASLRGTADPRLGELLTGLVRHLHDFARETRLTQEEWNRAIAFLTATGQACTDTRQEFILLSDVLGLSMLVETLNGDRAAGATESTVLGPFHLTESPVRALGDDIDLVGGGERCVVSGRVRSADGTPLPGAVVDVWQADDKGYYDVQQPGVQPAGNGRGLFTADAEGRFWFRTCVPAAYPIPTDGPVGGLLRATGRHPYRPAHIHFIATAESHTPVTTHLFVAGGDYLDSDAVFAVKRSLVRDFAETDDPALAREFGVPNPFRHARFDLVLERAA, from the coding sequence ATGACCACCGACGCGACCGGAGCCGGCATCACCGGGCAGGTCCTCGCCAGCCTGCGCGGGACCGCGGACCCGAGGCTGGGCGAGCTGCTCACCGGCCTCGTCCGCCATCTGCACGACTTCGCACGCGAGACCCGTCTCACCCAGGAGGAATGGAATCGGGCGATCGCCTTCCTGACGGCGACCGGCCAGGCCTGCACCGACACCCGGCAGGAGTTCATCCTGCTGTCGGACGTCCTGGGCCTGTCCATGCTGGTGGAGACTCTGAACGGCGACCGCGCGGCCGGGGCGACCGAGTCGACCGTGCTGGGCCCCTTCCACCTGACCGAGTCGCCGGTCCGCGCGCTCGGCGACGACATCGACCTGGTGGGCGGCGGCGAGAGGTGCGTGGTCAGCGGCCGGGTGCGGTCCGCCGACGGCACGCCACTGCCCGGCGCCGTCGTCGACGTCTGGCAGGCCGACGACAAGGGCTACTACGACGTCCAGCAGCCCGGCGTCCAGCCCGCGGGCAACGGACGCGGGCTGTTCACCGCCGACGCCGAGGGCCGCTTCTGGTTCCGCACCTGCGTCCCGGCGGCGTATCCGATCCCGACCGACGGCCCCGTGGGCGGGCTGCTGCGCGCGACCGGACGGCACCCCTACCGCCCCGCGCACATCCACTTCATCGCCACGGCCGAGAGCCACACGCCGGTCACCACGCACCTCTTCGTGGCCGGCGGCGACTACCTCGACTCCGACGCGGTGTTCGCCGTGAAGCGGAGTCTGGTCCGGGACTTCGCGGAGACGGACGACCCTGCGCTGGCCCGGGAGTTCGGCGTGCCGAACCCCTTCCGGCACGCCCGCTTCGACCTCGTCCTGGAGCGGGCCGCATGA
- a CDS encoding SDR family oxidoreductase has product MTQTQRILVTGATGTVGRQVVAELLDRGHEVRALTRDAAKASFPAGVEVVEGDLTEPDGLATALEGVTGLHLITFGGAAFIPLETGPRLLELARSAGVRRVTVLHGGGPTPLEDAVRADDGVDWTVLMPVEFMANALEWADGIVATGEVREPFVDRLSAMVHEGDIGAVAAVALTQDGHGRQEYVITGPEVLTVGDKVKTIATAVGREITLIELTEEQAVAQWQAEGLAEDVIGFLLMAYGNTPEVGRTVSGSVEKVTGRPARTFAQWAADHADAFRGQS; this is encoded by the coding sequence ATGACCCAGACGCAGAGAATTCTTGTCACCGGCGCCACCGGAACCGTGGGCCGTCAGGTCGTCGCCGAGCTGCTCGACCGGGGCCACGAGGTGCGTGCCCTCACGCGTGACGCCGCGAAGGCCTCCTTCCCGGCCGGTGTCGAGGTCGTCGAGGGCGACCTCACCGAGCCGGACGGCCTGGCCACGGCCCTGGAGGGGGTCACCGGCCTCCATCTGATCACCTTCGGCGGTGCCGCGTTCATCCCGCTGGAGACCGGTCCCCGGCTCCTGGAGCTCGCCCGCTCCGCCGGGGTCCGCCGCGTCACCGTGCTCCACGGCGGCGGCCCCACCCCGTTGGAGGACGCGGTGCGCGCCGACGACGGCGTGGACTGGACCGTGCTCATGCCGGTCGAGTTCATGGCCAACGCCCTGGAGTGGGCCGACGGGATCGTGGCAACCGGCGAGGTGCGGGAGCCGTTCGTCGACCGGCTGAGCGCCATGGTCCATGAGGGCGACATCGGCGCCGTCGCCGCGGTCGCGCTCACGCAGGACGGGCACGGCCGCCAGGAGTACGTGATCACCGGCCCCGAGGTGCTGACCGTCGGCGACAAGGTGAAGACGATCGCCACAGCCGTCGGCCGGGAGATCACCCTGATCGAGCTGACGGAGGAGCAGGCCGTCGCGCAGTGGCAGGCGGAGGGGCTCGCGGAGGACGTCATCGGCTTCTTGCTCATGGCGTACGGGAACACACCCGAGGTGGGCCGTACGGTCTCCGGCAGCGTCGAGAAGGTCACCGGCCGCCCCGCGCGCACCTTCGCCCAGTGGGCCGCCGACCACGCGGACGCCTTCCGGGGGCAGTCCTGA
- a CDS encoding aldehyde dehydrogenase family protein, which produces MAPTLTLKSGTSWPDAWRRCLAVAPEAFRDDRVLNLWNGAWQEDGRVLPAVSPVDGSPIAGPPRLDGTTAHRAVYAALDQHRAWRHLPLEERRARVAATLDALAEHRGLLALLLVWEIGKPWRLAQADVDRAIDGVRWYVDGIEPMLAGRAPLDGPVSNIASWNYPMSVLVHAVLVQALAGNAVIAKTPTDGGVACLTLACALAAREGIPVTLVSGSGGELSQALVRAPEIGCVSFIGGRDTGAAVATAVADLGKRHVLEQEGLNTWGIWNHSDWDTLTAVIPKLFDYGKQRCTAYPRFVVQRHLFDAFLAAYLPAVRTLRVGHPLAVEQPDDPYPELDFGPVINAAKAKELQDQVAEAIERGAVPLHRAAPDDARFLPGQDTAAYVQPVTLLNPPSSSPLHHAEPFGPVDTIVLVDTEAELLAAMNASNGALVATLSTDDRATYDRLAPQIRAFKVGHGAPRSRGDRDELFGGLGASWRGAFVGGDLLVRAVTRGPEGERLPGNFPEYQLLP; this is translated from the coding sequence TTGGCACCCACCCTCACCCTCAAGTCCGGCACGTCCTGGCCCGACGCGTGGCGGCGCTGTCTCGCCGTCGCCCCCGAGGCCTTCCGCGACGACCGGGTCCTCAACCTCTGGAACGGCGCCTGGCAGGAGGACGGCCGGGTCCTGCCCGCCGTCAGTCCCGTCGACGGCAGCCCGATCGCCGGCCCGCCACGCCTGGACGGGACCACCGCCCACCGGGCCGTCTACGCCGCCCTCGACCAGCACCGCGCCTGGCGGCACCTCCCCCTGGAGGAGCGCAGGGCCCGGGTCGCGGCCACCCTCGACGCTCTCGCCGAACACCGCGGTCTGCTCGCGCTGCTGCTCGTCTGGGAGATCGGCAAGCCCTGGCGGCTCGCCCAGGCGGACGTCGACCGGGCCATCGACGGGGTTCGCTGGTACGTCGACGGGATCGAACCGATGCTCGCCGGGCGCGCCCCGCTGGACGGCCCCGTGTCCAACATCGCCAGCTGGAACTACCCGATGAGCGTGCTCGTTCACGCAGTGCTGGTCCAGGCACTGGCAGGCAACGCGGTCATCGCCAAGACCCCGACCGACGGCGGTGTCGCCTGTCTGACCCTGGCCTGTGCCCTCGCCGCCCGCGAGGGCATCCCCGTGACCCTCGTCAGCGGCAGCGGAGGCGAGCTGTCGCAGGCGCTGGTGCGGGCGCCCGAGATCGGCTGCGTCTCCTTCATCGGCGGCCGTGACACCGGCGCCGCCGTGGCCACGGCCGTCGCCGACCTCGGCAAACGACACGTACTCGAACAGGAAGGACTCAACACCTGGGGCATCTGGAACCACTCGGACTGGGACACGCTCACCGCGGTGATCCCCAAGCTGTTCGACTACGGCAAGCAGCGCTGCACGGCGTACCCGCGCTTCGTCGTCCAGCGGCACCTGTTCGACGCGTTCCTGGCGGCGTACCTCCCGGCGGTGCGCACGCTCAGGGTCGGGCATCCGCTCGCCGTGGAGCAGCCTGACGACCCGTACCCGGAGCTGGACTTCGGGCCGGTCATCAACGCTGCCAAGGCGAAGGAACTGCAGGACCAGGTCGCCGAGGCGATCGAGCGCGGCGCCGTACCGCTGCACCGGGCCGCGCCCGACGACGCCCGCTTCCTGCCTGGCCAGGACACCGCCGCCTACGTCCAGCCGGTCACGCTCCTCAACCCGCCCTCGTCCTCCCCGCTGCACCACGCGGAGCCGTTCGGCCCGGTCGACACGATCGTCCTGGTCGACACGGAAGCGGAGCTGCTGGCCGCGATGAACGCCTCCAACGGCGCGCTGGTCGCCACGCTGTCCACGGACGACCGGGCGACGTACGACCGGCTCGCCCCGCAGATCCGCGCGTTCAAGGTCGGCCACGGCGCGCCCCGCTCCCGGGGCGACCGCGACGAACTGTTCGGCGGGCTCGGAGCTTCCTGGCGCGGCGCGTTCGTCGGCGGTGACCTGCTGGTGCGCGCCGTGACCCGGGGACCTGAGGGGGAGCGGCTGCCGGGGAACTTCCCGGAGTACCAGTTGCTGCCCTGA
- a CDS encoding FAD-dependent oxidoreductase: MSTVVETDVLIVGSGPAGASAALALSTYGVPNIVVTRYARLADTPRAHITNQRTMEVLRDLGVEQEVVAQATPQHLMGNTTFCTSLAGEELGRVRSWGNEPLVQAEHELASPTRMCDMPQHLMEPVLVNAAVARGTRLRFQNEYLSHTQDADGVTATVRDRLRGDTYEIRAKYLIGADGGRSRVAADARLPMGGQMGVAGSINIVFEADLSKYTAHRPSTLYWVLAPGATVGGIGAGLVRCVRPWNEWLIVWGYDVNAGAPDLTTEYAESVVRQLVGDDDIPVTVRSSSAWTVNEMYAESYANGRVFCAGDAVHRHPPSNGLGSNTSIQDAYNLAWKLKLVLDGTAHPKLLDSYTAERAHVGRQIVTRANRSIRETAPVFEALDGLSPQTPEQLWANIAARKDATEAAEKQRAKLREAIAYKVYEFNAHGVDLNQRYPADGSAAIVPDGTPDPGFARDPELYHQPSSRPGARLPHAWITSGTRTLSTLDTIGRGRFTLLTGIGGEAWVRAAEGQEVEITAVVIGPGQQYEDPYGDWARLREIPDAGALLVRPDGFVAFRHAGAGPEAGKLLAEDAGKLLADALRRILGHA, from the coding sequence GTGTCCACCGTCGTCGAGACCGACGTCCTGATCGTGGGCAGCGGCCCGGCCGGTGCCTCGGCCGCGCTCGCCCTGAGCACCTACGGCGTCCCCAACATCGTGGTGACCCGCTACGCGAGACTCGCCGACACCCCCCGCGCGCACATCACCAACCAGCGCACCATGGAGGTGCTGCGCGACCTCGGCGTGGAGCAGGAGGTCGTTGCCCAGGCCACACCGCAGCACCTGATGGGCAACACGACGTTCTGCACCAGCCTGGCGGGCGAGGAACTGGGCCGGGTGCGCTCCTGGGGCAACGAACCGCTCGTGCAGGCCGAGCACGAACTCGCCAGCCCCACCCGCATGTGCGACATGCCGCAGCACCTCATGGAACCGGTCCTCGTCAACGCCGCCGTCGCCCGCGGCACCCGGCTCCGCTTCCAGAACGAGTACCTGTCCCACACCCAGGACGCCGACGGCGTCACGGCCACCGTCCGCGACCGGCTGCGCGGGGACACCTACGAGATCCGCGCCAAGTACCTGATCGGCGCCGACGGCGGACGGTCGAGGGTCGCCGCGGACGCCAGGCTGCCGATGGGCGGTCAGATGGGCGTGGCGGGCAGCATCAACATCGTCTTCGAGGCGGACCTGAGCAAGTACACCGCCCACCGCCCGTCCACGCTCTACTGGGTCCTCGCCCCGGGCGCGACGGTCGGCGGCATCGGCGCGGGGCTGGTGCGCTGCGTACGGCCCTGGAACGAGTGGCTGATCGTCTGGGGTTACGACGTGAACGCCGGCGCGCCCGACCTGACCACCGAGTACGCCGAGTCGGTCGTCCGGCAGCTCGTCGGCGACGACGACATCCCCGTGACCGTCAGGTCGTCCTCGGCGTGGACGGTCAACGAGATGTACGCGGAGTCGTACGCGAACGGCCGCGTCTTCTGCGCCGGCGACGCCGTGCACCGGCATCCGCCGTCCAACGGCCTCGGCTCCAACACCTCGATCCAGGACGCCTACAACCTCGCCTGGAAGCTCAAACTGGTCCTCGACGGCACCGCCCACCCGAAGCTGCTCGACAGCTACACCGCCGAGCGCGCCCACGTCGGCCGGCAGATCGTCACCCGCGCCAACCGGTCCATCCGGGAGACCGCCCCGGTCTTCGAGGCCCTCGACGGACTCTCCCCGCAGACCCCCGAGCAGCTGTGGGCCAACATCGCCGCCCGCAAGGACGCCACCGAGGCCGCCGAGAAGCAGCGGGCGAAGCTGCGCGAGGCGATCGCCTACAAGGTCTACGAGTTCAACGCGCACGGCGTCGACCTCAACCAGCGTTACCCCGCCGACGGTTCTGCCGCGATCGTCCCGGACGGCACGCCCGACCCTGGCTTCGCCCGCGACCCCGAGCTGTACCACCAGCCGTCCTCCCGGCCCGGCGCCCGGCTCCCGCACGCCTGGATCACCTCCGGCACCCGCACGCTCTCCACCCTCGACACGATCGGCCGGGGCCGCTTCACCCTGCTGACCGGCATCGGGGGAGAGGCCTGGGTGCGGGCGGCCGAGGGGCAGGAGGTGGAGATAACCGCGGTGGTGATCGGCCCCGGGCAGCAGTACGAGGACCCGTACGGCGACTGGGCGCGGCTGCGGGAGATCCCGGACGCGGGCGCCCTCCTCGTACGCCCGGACGGGTTCGTCGCCTTCCGGCACGCCGGCGCAGGTCCGGAAGCCGGGAAACTGCTCGCGGAGGACGCGGGGAAACTGCTCGCGGACGCGCTGCGGCGCATCCTCGGGCATGCCTGA
- a CDS encoding maleylacetate reductase produces the protein MTFQEEFTYETRPVRVVFRPGAAVTATPDEAARLGLRRMLVVCGSRGESVARTVADALGDRCAGLHPEARMHVPVEDADRAVAAVRAAGADGCVAVGGGSAIGLGKAIALRTGLPLIAVPSTYSGSEMTPVWGLTEHGAKRTGRDPVVQPRSVVYDPRLTLSLPLSLTVTSGINALAHAVEALYAPDVSPLVSVMAEEGVRAMTEALPRLAADPEDLDARGRALYAAWLCGACLGTTTMGLHHKLCHVLGGTYGLPHAETHTVVLPHALAHNAPAAPQALTVLSRALGGTDDVPRALWELAGRLGAPRSLAELGLAEADVAPAAARAAGEPYANPREVTAEGVRGVLLAAYEGGPPEHAEGSTPQRS, from the coding sequence ATGACGTTCCAGGAAGAGTTCACGTACGAGACCCGGCCCGTGCGGGTCGTCTTCCGGCCCGGCGCGGCCGTCACGGCGACCCCGGACGAGGCGGCACGCCTGGGCCTGAGGCGGATGCTCGTGGTGTGCGGCAGCCGGGGCGAGTCCGTCGCACGGACGGTGGCGGACGCCCTCGGCGACAGGTGTGCCGGGCTGCACCCCGAGGCGCGGATGCACGTGCCCGTCGAGGACGCCGACCGGGCCGTCGCCGCTGTCCGGGCGGCCGGCGCGGACGGCTGCGTCGCGGTGGGCGGCGGCTCCGCCATCGGGCTCGGCAAGGCGATCGCCCTGCGCACCGGACTGCCGCTCATCGCCGTGCCGTCGACGTACTCGGGCTCCGAGATGACCCCGGTGTGGGGCCTGACCGAGCACGGTGCCAAACGCACCGGCCGCGACCCGGTCGTCCAGCCCCGCAGCGTCGTCTACGACCCCCGCCTCACCCTCTCTCTGCCCCTCTCCCTGACCGTCACCAGCGGGATCAACGCGCTCGCGCACGCCGTCGAGGCGCTGTACGCCCCGGACGTCTCCCCGCTGGTCTCGGTCATGGCGGAGGAGGGCGTCCGGGCGATGACGGAGGCGCTGCCGCGGCTGGCCGCCGACCCGGAGGACCTCGACGCGCGCGGCCGGGCCCTGTACGCGGCGTGGCTGTGCGGCGCGTGCCTCGGCACGACCACGATGGGGCTGCACCACAAGCTGTGCCACGTCCTCGGCGGCACCTACGGCCTGCCCCACGCCGAGACCCACACCGTCGTCCTGCCCCACGCCCTCGCCCACAACGCCCCCGCCGCACCGCAGGCGTTGACCGTACTGAGCCGCGCCCTCGGCGGCACCGACGACGTGCCCCGCGCCCTGTGGGAGCTGGCCGGCCGCCTCGGCGCCCCACGCTCTCTCGCCGAACTGGGCCTCGCGGAAGCGGACGTGGCCCCGGCGGCGGCCCGGGCCGCGGGCGAGCCGTATGCCAACCCGCGGGAGGTGACGGCGGAAGGGGTACGGGGCGTGTTGCTGGCGGCGTACGAAGGGGGCCCGCCGGAGCACGCCGAGGGGAGCACCCCTCAGAGGTCCTGA